GCAGCATTTTTCTAGTTTTTACAAATTCCCCCGCCTGGAGCTGATAGAAATAAAGCCCACCGCTTACTGGCCGTCCCGTATCATCGGTCCCTTCCCACACAGCGGATTGGAAACCCGCCTCCTGATAACCGTTAACTATCTGCCTGATCCGCCTTCCGGTGATGTCGAATACGGTGAGTCTCACCTTACTCCTTTCGGGCAGATCATAAGTAATATTGGTGACAGGATTGAACGGATTGGGATAATTCTCATGAAGGGCAAAAATATCGGGCAGCAGTTCCCGCCCATCAAGAGCCAGTACATTCTCACGGATAGTCAGATTAAACGGTCCGTTAACCGCCTGAACGTTGGACTCTTTATCCTTCGCCACAACTGTCCAGGTGCCAGTAATCTCTGAAGCTTCCGACCAGTGGTCAAGATGGCTCTGGTCGATCATGTCATAGATAGTAGCGTAGGCAATGGTGAATTCGTTTCCAATCATGTCTACAATGTC
This DNA window, taken from Candidatus Neomarinimicrobiota bacterium, encodes the following:
- a CDS encoding T9SS type A sorting domain-containing protein; translation: SFTLTVTPVNDLPSEFNLYSPANEALVIINDNTYSDSLIFFWSESQDADGDTLFYSWVGTGGLEQLDIVDMIGNEFTIAYATIYDMIDQSHLDHWSEASEITGTWTVVAKDKESNVQAVNGPFNLTIRENVLALDGRELLPDIFALHENYPNPFNPVTNITYDLPERSKVRLTVFDITGRRIRQIVNGYQEAGFQSAVWEGTDDTGRPVSGGLYFYQLQAGEFVKTRKMLLIK